One Lepus europaeus isolate LE1 chromosome 7, mLepTim1.pri, whole genome shotgun sequence DNA segment encodes these proteins:
- the LOC133763618 gene encoding olfactory receptor 9I1-like, giving the protein MAENGTTVTEFVLMGFLLQAELKMVLFFVFLALYLITMGGNLGMIMLIQSDPRLQTPMYFFLSHLSFLDLCYSSVIVPQLLETLRTDKMVITYERCATQFFFFTLYASTECFLLAVMAYDRYMAVCNPLLYATAMTAQTRLGLVAAAYAGAMLNSVVRTGCTFSISFCKSNQVDFYFCDLPPLLKLACSETGPREKVIFLLAFLVITTSISVILMSYVFIIRAIMKIHTAGGKAKTFSTCASHMTAVALFFGTLIFMYLKGNMGKSLWEDKIVSVFYTVVIPMLNPMIYSLRNKEVKEAMKKVLNRMRGSQAE; this is encoded by the coding sequence ATGGCAGAGAATGGCACCACGGTGACAGAATTTGTTCTGATGGGATTCCTGCTGCAGGCAGAGTTGAAGATGGTTCTCTTTTTTGTATTCCTGGCCCTTTATCTCATCACCATGGGGGGAAACCTGGGAATGATCATGTTAATTCAGAGTGACCCCCGACTCCAGactcccatgtacttcttcctcagtCACCTTTCCTTCCTGGACCTTTGCTACTCTTCTGTTATTGTCCCTCAGTTGCTTGAGACCTTGAGAACGGATAAGATGGTCATCACCTATGAGCGCTGTGCTACTCAGTTCTTCTTTTTCACCCTTTATGCTAGTACAGAATGCTTTCTTTTGGCAgtgatggcctatgaccgctacATGGCTGTATGTAACCCCCTCCTCTATGCTACAGCCATGACAGCACAGACCCGTCTGGGGCTGGTGGCTGCAGCATATGCAGGTGCCATGCTCAATTCTGTGGTCCGCACTGGGTGTaccttctccatctctttctgtaagtcCAACCAAGTGGACTTCTACTTTTGTGATCTCCCACCCCTGCTGAAACTTGCCTGTAGTGAGACTGGACCACGGGAGAAGGTAATCTTCCTCTTAGCTTTCTTGGTCATCACAACCAGCATTTCAGTTATTCTTATGTCTTATGTATTCATCATTCGGGCTATTATGAAGATTCACACAGCAGGTGGCAAAGCCAAGACCTTCTCCACTTGTGCGTCTCACATGACTGCAGTGGCTCTTTTCTTTGGAACACTCATATTCATGTACCTGAAAGGTAACATGGGAAAATCCCTCTGGGAAGACAAGATTGTATCAGTATTTTACACTGTGGTCATCCCCATGCTCAACCCAATGATCTACAGCTTGAGAAATAAGGAGGTGAAGGAGGCCATGAAGAAAGTTTTAAACAGGATGAGGGGTTCCCAAGCAGAATAA